The Malus sylvestris chromosome 12, drMalSylv7.2, whole genome shotgun sequence genome contains a region encoding:
- the LOC126592299 gene encoding uncharacterized protein LOC126592299, protein MERYYKKQCLNPSPNIPDSPHLPSNIPGSPPPPSSIPSSAQQSEITELDEILANLPAYPGLRRRMLDYPLNCREAIRRYYLQKEPCQPKSHIMPRKASDNRCFIIGWFDNFKWLEYSIVKDAAFCRYCYLFKCDFDKAGGSGSDVFTTKGFTNWRKGPENFRVHEGGVGSLHNKAMQQAKDLMTQKQHIETFVIKQTDEARVNYHTLLSGALDCTRWLLRQGLAFRGHDESLKSSNRGNYIELMQFLADHNEKVRNVVFENAPKNLKYTSSDIQKDLVCACAIETINAITKDMEGTFFSLLVDGSRDASNKEQMAVVLRYMNKKGEAIEKFLGVQHVSSTTSSSLEEAIERLFATTNLSMSKLRGQGYDGASNMRGK, encoded by the exons ATGGAGCGATATTATAAGAAACAGTGCTTAAATCCTTCTCCAAATATTCCGGATAGTCCTCatcttccttcaaatattccgggtagtcctcctcctccttctagtATTCCGAGTAGTGCACAACAAAGTGAGATTACTGAGTTGGATGAAATATTAGCTAATCTTCCGGCATACCCTGGACTGAGACGTCGAATGCTTGATTATCCACTCAATTGTCGTGAAGCAATTCGTAGATACTACCTTCAAAAGGAACCTTGTCAACCTAAGTCTCACATCATGCCAAGGAAAGCTAGCGACAATCGATGTTTTATTATAGGttggtttgataattttaagtggttggagtatagtataGTAAAAGATGCTGCATTTTGCCGTTATTGCTATCTTTTTAAATGTGATTTTGATAAAGCGGGTGGTAGTGGAAGTGATGTCTTCACTACAAAAGGGTTTACAAATTGGAGGAAAGGACCCGAAAATTTTCGAGTCCACGAGGGAGGTGTTGGAAGTCTTCATAATAAAGCTATGCAGCAAGCTAAAGACTTGATGACACAAAAACAACACATTGAAACATTTGTGATCAAGCAAACTGATGAAGCTCGCGTTAATTATCACACTTTACTGAGTGGAGCACTTGATTGCACAAGATGGTTGTTGCGACAAGGTTTGGCTTTTCGTGGGCACGATGAATCTTTGAAATCGAGCAATAGGGGTAATTATATAGAGCTTATGCAATTTCTTGCCGATCATAATGAGAAAGTTAGAAATGTTGTGTTTGAGAATGCTCCCAAGAATCTCAAGTATACTTCTTCCGATATTCAAAAGGATCTTGTTTGTGCTTGTGCTATTGAAACTATTAATGCAATCACTAAAGATATGGAaggtacatttttttctcttttggttgatGGATCACGTGATGCTTCCAATAAAGAGCAAATGGCGGTGGTATTGcgttatatgaacaaaaaaGGAGAAGCAATTGAAAAGTTTTTGGGTGTTCAACATGTCTCCTCTACAACTAGTAGCTCACTTGAAGAAGCTATTGAGAGATTGTTTGCTACAACAAATTTGAGTATGTCCAAGTTACGAGGACAAGGCTATGATGGAGCTAGTAATATGAGAG GAAAATGA
- the LOC126592954 gene encoding uncharacterized protein LOC126592954: MFEAVVEVVEWIKSDRNQDNLGEATGLFKDIQTFDFVFHLFLMRLILGITNKLSQALQKKDQDIVNAMTLVEVCKQRLQSLRDDDFGDLLHDVEKFCEEHDIVIPNMEDLHFVPGKSRRKAPKITNFHYYRVDLYFQVLDMQLKELNDRFNEPNFILKILIVWTS, encoded by the exons ATGTTTGAAGCCGTGGTGGAGGTGGTTGAATGGATTAAAAGTGATCGCAACCAAGATAATCTCGGTGAAGCTACTGGGTTATTCAAAGACATacaaacttttgattttgtgtttcaccttttcttgatgAGACTTATATTGGGaattacaaataagttatcacaagcattgcaaaagaaagatcaagatattgtgaatgcGATGACGTTAGTGGAAGTATGCAAGCAAAGACTACAATCCTTGAGAGATGATGACTTTGGGGACTTGTTGCATGATGTAGAAAAGTTTTGTGAGGAGCATGATATTGTCATTCCTAACATGGAGGATTTGCATTTCGTACCTGGAAAATCAAGGCGTAAagctccaaaaatcacaaacttcCATTACTATCGTGTAGACCtctattttcaagtccttgATATGCAACTAAAGGAATTGAATGATCGCTTCAATGAG CCCAACTTTATCCTCAAGATTTTGATCGTATGGACCTCATGA